The segment TTAGTTTTCATTAAATGTCATTATCATACATGTCTCATCATCCCCCAGAATATTCATGCATGTTTCATATTCAGTCAAGTATGTAGCCACCCCTCCGTTCTTTTATTTCTGAATAAAAATTAGCTAAAAAGTAGAGGACATGAATAGATCCATCCGTGAAGACCAAAAAAATGTCTTTGTTTATATatggtttgatttgattttgctTTATATTTTCCCCAAACATTTTGGTAGGTATTGTCAAATCatgtcaaaaataaataatgtagctgatattgaatataaaaacctataaaattaaagaaaatttgTTCTTATGAAAAATTACATTGGCGAAATGTTAAAACTTTTGTGACTAAAGTATACGGTGCACAAAGGTTGTCTAAATGTGGTAGTCAGATGTTAATCATAGAATTGAATTATTAAATCACTTAACATTGGAATTTGGGAACGGCAGAGCAAAACCAGAAACTAAATTCATTCTTTAGATTGTGTCTAAAAAGCATCACTTATTATTACTAACTTACATTAGTTGTTCCCAATCATATTATAAAGTGTATGGTGGTGGAGCTAGGTAAAATAAATATGCATATCAGTCTTCCACTAAAGATAACGAGCACTGGTTTGATTACGAATCGAGAGACGAATCCTGAaacttctttgttttctttctgaAGTGGACGAATCCTATGTCTAAATAGTATAACCATGATAATGATATTTAACCATACACGCAAGATCAAATTTGGCCATTTGTTAATGTTGAAGTTAGGGTGTGAAAACAGCTTTTGAATGTCATTAATACATCGCTATTTACATTACCATCGTGATTTAGATCCACGGGATGAAACGTAATGATATTGATATTTAACCATGATAATGATACATAACCTTTGCACGCAAGATCAAATTTGGCCATTTGTTAATGTTGAAGTTAGAGTGTGAAAATAGCTTTTGAATGTCATTAATATCTCGCTACCTGATTAGTGATTACATTACCATCGTGATTTAGATCCACGGGATGAAACGTAAATAATTAAAGTAAGCTGCATACAACTTTTATGTTAAAATCATTCTggaataaatgaaataaactaCCTTTCATGGTGTACTAAATAAGTCTAATTTGACTCGAATCTTTGATTAAAAATCATATCCCTCGAAGGTGAAGAAGACCACGATTGagatatataaaacaaacaaaaaataaccaGAGAAAATGGATCCACATTAACTCACTACAACATATAAAATCATCAGAGATTAGATATAATCTGGCGAGCACGATTTAGTATAGCAcgtgaaataaaatattttgagaaatcCAGCTAACCGGGATCTACCGCAAATCATGGATTCCAGAGCAAAAGTGGCAGTCAACTATTACTATTGTAGTGGTCATTAAATAAAGAAACGATAAACCTAATCACTTGGAAAAACAATGTATAATTCACAACTACatctataaattttgtattaattatgAGCAAAAGTGGCAGTTAATTATGATGGTAGTGGTCATTAAACAACAGAAACTATAAACCTAATCACTTTGAAGACCATCTATAATTCATAAGTACATTGATAAATTTCGTATTAAATTGTGAACAAAAGTGACCGCTAACTATTATTGTCGTTGtcgttaaaaataaataaattataaacctaACCCTTAGAAAAATCATGTATAATTCACAAGTACATCGACAACTTTAGTATTCAATTATGATTAAAGTTCATCCAATTAACTGTGTTGACCCAAGACTGAAATCCAATGTTGGTATATAgaacttatattatatttgattcGATTAGAATTTACATAGTacgaaaatatgttttttttttgtttaaagaacGTTGGTCTAATAAAGACACCTGTAAATATGTTCTTACCGTTTAAGTCCAAGGATGATGGTCGGGTTCACACTAATAAGTCATACTAGTAGAAAGTAAAGTAGCTTTATACTAGAAGTTACCGTTAGAGTTACGATTAGGGCAAGCGTTGGCAAAATGTGAAGGATCACCACATGAGAAGCACCTTCTCCCACTTACTGGCACTCCAGATGCAGAGACGAAGCTTGTTCTACGGCCATGAGCACCGCCGCGTGAGAAGAACTTCCGTCACCTGTTGGCTGTACTAAGGGGAGATGGTGTTCCACAAGTGTTGCATGAAACATTAGTTTCATCTGGCATTATGACAACGATATTGTTCAAATGAAATTCACATGTCGACTCACAAGGAAGATTTGATCTTAGATGTCACATGTCAAAAGTTCTAGCCGGCCCAAAAATCTCATTCTATGGAAGGCCCAAAATTATTAGTATCTTCCGAATAtgattaacaaattaaaattatacattatGGTTTATAGACtatggttgacaaaaaaaaggtttatagACTATGGTTTTAGGCGAATAATCTAGAATCGGTAAGAGAGAAAAACTCAACGAGTTGACTAAGATGAATCTCTCTCCGGTAACAACCTCCCTTCTTCTCCTCGCTCTCCTCTCGCCGTCTCTTCTATCTATCTCCGGCGATTCAACCACCATCGATGATGAATCTCCGCCGACTGTATGCATCATCGGAAGCGGGATCGGAGGCTCATCCGTCGCTCACTTCCTCCGCAACTACTCTGCATCCACGGGATTGTCTCGAGCCCGGATCCTGATGTTCGAGCGTCACGAGAGAGTCGGCGGGCGCATGAGGACCGTCACCGTCTCCGGCGATACGTTCGAGGCCGGCGGTTCGATTCTCCACCCGAAAAACTACCACGCTCGGGACTACGTGAAGAGGTTCAATCTGACGGTTCGATCGCCGACGGCGATCGAAGATTCTTCCGCCGTGGGAATCTGGGATGGGAAGAGGTTCGTCTTCAAGACTTTCGGCTCGAGTATACCGTTTGTGGATAGGATCGTCTCTTGGTTGAATGACGTGTACATGTTTGTTCGTTACGGATTCTCACTGTTGAGAATGAGTAACTTCGTTGAGGTAATTATGAGATTATATTGATTTAGGCGGGTGTCTAAACCGGTTTTTTTAGCGCTTAGGccgattttggtttggtttaggtCCGGTTTGCCACCTATTTTTAAGAACAATGGTGTTAACTGTTAACTGATGATGTACATTGATTGGTGGATGTAGAATATGATTGATAACTTCTTGAAGTACTATGAAAGCCTAGAGTCAAGACCTGTCTTCGACAGTGTTGAAGGGATGCTTAAATGGTCAGGCTTGTACAATCTCACTAAGGTCACTCTACAGGAGAAGTTATCCGAAGCTCAGCTATCTCCTTTATTAGTCAACGAGCTTGTTACCGTTAAGTGTTCATTCTCTCTGGACTCATTTATAATCTCGTACTTGCGACATGGTTCCTCTGttcacaaaaatttcaaaaaaaatttcaggTTATTACAAGGATTAACTATGGGCAGAGTGTACTTATCAGTGGACTAGCAGGTGCAGTGTCTTTGGCTGGTTCAGGTGGAGGTTTATGGTCTGTTGAAGGTGGGAACTGGCAGATGGCTGAGAAGCTGATTAAGCACTCGGATGTTACCTTACACCTGGAGGAGCAAATCGAATCCGTTTCACACCTCGGTAACTACTACGAGCTGAAGTCCACAAAAGGGAACAGCTTTGAGTGTGACGTCACCGTAGTTTCCACACCATTAGACGAGGTGGATATTCAGTTCTCACCCGCCATCTCGATTCCCAAGAGGGAGTTACAGCACACACACGCGACATTCGTGAGGGGGCTTTTGAACCCTGTAAGTGTGTCAATAATCACTGTGGAGTTGTGGATGATTTTGTTTGCCTCTGCAGTTAATTATTTGATGGTTTACTTCTGAATAAAGGGATATTTTGGGATGAAATCGGTTTCGGATGTTCCAGCTTTGGTGGGAACTCTTGAAGATCCTCTAATCCCATTCTCATCCATCTCGATACTTAGGAAGTATAGTGCAACAGATATGACATACAAGATATTTACACGACAAGCAGCATCAGATTCATTGCTTGATGAGCTCTTCAGGTAATACAACACAGCTCGTGTCACATTAATAAGTAATAACTTTGATCTCTTCAGTTTCGTTATACTTTACCTTTTCATTTCCTGAAACAGTCAGAGAACCGAAACTGTTCGCATAGACTGGGGTGCATATCCAAAGTACCACGCGCCTGAAGTTTTTGCACCGTTCATATTAGATGATCATCATTTGTACTATGTGAATGCTTTTGAAAACGCGGCTAGCACGATGGAGACAAGTGCAGTGGCTGGTGAGAATATGGCGAGGCTCATAATTTCCAGATTCAGGACAAAAGAATCATCATCACCACCTTCGTCCGACACAAGAAGCTGTGGTTCTGGTCTTCACTCAGACTTGTGAACAAACTTATCAGCTACGCGTGAACAAGGTTTTTGACTGTGCTCTTTGAAGAATATTATGCTTTgatgtatatataaagaaacCATAAAGCTGTAAAAACTGTAAACTGTGCGTTGTTTGTTTTCAGTTATTGATTGAGACCATTATCATGAAGTTTATAAAAAGTTGTGAAAACAGAAAAGATGACGGGTGGGAAACAAGGACTtacatttattcaaatttcaGAGATATACAAGTCATATGTTTTGTTATTCCATGTCAAAAGTTGTTAGCTCCACACTACATATCACATAGAATCAATCTATACATCACAGGGTTGTTCCATCTCGCCGATCCCGTTGGGCTTGACTCCCCTGGCTCTTCTCTTTCCTTCAGAAAGCACATTACAGTACCAACAAAATCAAACAATCCATGTCTCAGAAGTTCCAACCTCTCAGAACTTTCCATAACCGAGAAGCCAAACTTCAGTCCAAGTTGCCACATCCTTTGCCAAAGCCGGTAAGACCAATCTACGAACTCACCATTACAGACATTTTGCTTCTCCAACTCATCCATAAGTACTCTACACATCCCACTTCTCCTGTCATTACACTCTCTAGTCAGTGTCGCCAACAAAGGGATCTCAGCTACATCTTTGCCAATTCTCATTGCCACCACGGTGATAGGCTTATTGTGCCTCTCAATGGAAACCGTGTAAAGCCTGCGTCCCACACCAAATGAGTCTTTGCTGAATATCAATTCCTCAACAAGGTCTCTCCCAGAGAAATGGTCTGGCTGTAGGCTTAAATGGCTTATGAAGCATCTCAACAGCAGAATCTAGCTGTAACACATCGTCATTAGGAACTCTCACCAAATTCCAGACCAAACTTTCGTCGCCTACTTATGCAATCTTAGTTCCTTAGAGTTTCTGAAGCGCTGAAAAGACTCTGCTGCATTATTCACTACAGAACCATGGTCTACACAAATCAAGAAAAAGCTCGGGTGGTAGAAGACATTTTTGGTGGCGTCTTCTACGGCGTTGCTCACAAGTCAACAACATGCTGGTTCCTGGTTCtccttttgttgagatctcGGATCCAATCATTCACAAGCAGTAACTAAAGAGTTAAACCACTTGCCCTCGGGAGATTTGTAGCGCATCTCTCGTGACGTCCCTTTGGGAACATGAGCGAAACGCCAACCAAGAGCAGAGAGATGCTTCTTCGCCTTCAACGAGAAATGGTGAGTTCCTTTCGTCTTCGTCTTTCCTTCTTCTATGATGGACAGCCATTTCCAGAGTGATCATGGGTTGCTTTCCGCTTCTACAGTGATGAATTGACATGAATCATCCATCTTCGTTAGAATCTTTCCAAGAACATTTACGTATGATAGTTCTTTTTTTACTATGTAGGGTTTATGAGACGTCTCCGTTCATAGGGTTTATTTATATGTTGAGAACAAATGAATATTTTCATTACATTTACATTCGCTTTTTATATCTTCATTACATTTACATTCGCTTTTTATAGTTTCCATTTTCACTTCAGTTATTTTgcatgagatatatatatatatatagcatggTCAAAAGAATCGGAACCAAAGAACCGAACCAGAACCTAAACAATCTACATATTACATTAAAAGATATGGAATATGTCAAATTTCACAAAAGTTACCAGAATAAATTAATACATATATCACCTGAAAACAATTACAAATTGTTTTAGCTAAAAAATTTAGTCTGAAGAGATCCTTCATGCAAAATAAAAGTGAATAAATATATGTCAAAGAAGATATACCTTCTCAAAAAGAGGCCACAAATTAATCTAGCTATCACAATCTTTATTGGTAAATGCCTCTTGCAATATGGCGAAATTTTCTAGTGATTCATTTTGTTGTAGTTCCATTTTAGACTACTTCAACACAATAGAATACATATATAGTGCAGAAAAAGTAAAAAGAGatgaatttttttcataaattaaaaCCAAGACAACAAAAGAATCTAAATATCTATGAACTATGAATACTAACTTGTTCTTCGAGATGTGTTTCTTTTAGGATAGTGTAGAATTTGTTCTTCACAAGAACTTGAAtacaattattataaaaaaatgatttaaatattgtttaaacaAACACTGCAAATATTGCGCTTCAGTGATGAGAATAGAAGCATCATTGGCATGTGTATTAGCTTGGATAAGTTTTGCAAAGGCCTAATGTTTATTTTGCATATTTACTTTTTCCTGAATCTTCCATTCTTGTCGTCTTTCAACTTCATGAAATCTCTCACGTATTTATGTATCATTGATCATTTACACCTACAATAACAATATTAAACTTTAATATATCACTCAGCTCTCATCATTATTGTTTCTCACTCAAGTCTTACATATGATATAATCCATATAGCTATAGGTGTATTCGTTTAATCAATGATAAAACTAAGTAACTTATTTACCTCATAACAAACAATACTTTTGTGCTCGGCTCAGATATTATACTCAGTTCGTTTGAAAATGTGAAATGTTTAAGATATAAGGTATGTTCAacttttaagataatttttaaatttaaatttttatagatTATTTTAACTTGTtggattaattttaatttataggtgataagtaaaacaatttttttttaatatggtaTTGTTCAAACAAGAGAATACTCTTGTGATGGGCTTTACTGTCACTCGGCCCAATAAGAAGCCTTTCTTTGATGTAAAAAGcggtagagagagagagaaagagaacaaGCCACGTGTAATAATCAAGTCAACCGTCTCCTTTCCTATTCGCCGGCGACACACACACTCTATTTGAGCGAACCCGGTGGTGAAAATGTCATTCGATCTATCTCGTCTCTCCCTCACCTCCTCGCCTCGTCTCTCGTTTCTCACTCACACCGCTACTAAGAAAGGTAAGAATCTCATGAGAATTGGATGTATGGGGTTTGTCTCAGATTCTAGATTCTTTCgactctgatgatgatgatccaaaTGTTCCGTCTTTGCTCAATTGCTCCTTCACAGGATTCGTTAGGTGTTCGATGAAGTCGTACAGATTATCTGAACTTAGTTTCTCTCAAGTTGAAAACTTGAAGGCACGCCCTCGCATTGACTTCTCTTCCATTTTCACCACTGTAAAGCtttctcctttcttcttcttctcattgCTCGAGCATTTTCCCACTTCTCTTATCCGTATGACGTGAGCTTGTTTGCTATTAGGTTAACCCAATCATCGATGCTGTTCGTAGCAAAGGAGATACTGCTGTCAAAGAGTAAGTT is part of the Raphanus sativus cultivar WK10039 chromosome 5, ASM80110v3, whole genome shotgun sequence genome and harbors:
- the LOC108856168 gene encoding farnesylcysteine lyase, giving the protein MNLSPVTTSLLLLALLSPSLLSISGDSTTIDDESPPTVCIIGSGIGGSSVAHFLRNYSASTGLSRARILMFERHERVGGRMRTVTVSGDTFEAGGSILHPKNYHARDYVKRFNLTVRSPTAIEDSSAVGIWDGKRFVFKTFGSSIPFVDRIVSWLNDVYMFVRYGFSLLRMSNFVENMIDNFLKYYESLESRPVFDSVEGMLKWSGLYNLTKVTLQEKLSEAQLSPLLVNELVTVITRINYGQSVLISGLAGAVSLAGSGGGLWSVEGGNWQMAEKLIKHSDVTLHLEEQIESVSHLGNYYELKSTKGNSFECDVTVVSTPLDEVDIQFSPAISIPKRELQHTHATFVRGLLNPGYFGMKSVSDVPALVGTLEDPLIPFSSISILRKYSATDMTYKIFTRQAASDSLLDELFSQRTETVRIDWGAYPKYHAPEVFAPFILDDHHLYYVNAFENAASTMETSAVAGENMARLIISRFRTKESSSPPSSDTRSCGSGLHSDL
- the LOC108858776 gene encoding LOW QUALITY PROTEIN: increased DNA methylation 1 (The sequence of the model RefSeq protein was modified relative to this genomic sequence to represent the inferred CDS: inserted 2 bases in 1 codon; deleted 3 bases in 2 codons; substituted 3 bases at 3 genomic stop codons); translated protein: MIGSEISTKGEPGTSMLLTCEQRRRRRHQKCLLPPELFLDLCRPWFCSEXCSRVFSALQKLXGTKIAXVGDESLVWNLVRVPNDDVLQLDSAVEMLHKPFKPTPDHFSGRDLVEELIFSKDSFGVGRRLYTVSIERHNKPITVVAMRIGKDVAEIPLLATLTRECNDRRSGMCRVLMDELEKQNVCNGVRRLVLPALAKDVATWTEXFGFSVMESSERLELLRHGLFDFVGTVMCFLKEREEPGESSPTGSARWNNPVMYRLILCDM